In Geotalea uraniireducens, one genomic interval encodes:
- a CDS encoding GSU3128 family (seleno)protein, which yields MQIRKRILDFEYEEVLDAKTRELIRVGCAVAVGCPTULKKHFAAAKEAGASAAELKEALAYGVIAPSGRAKNFVQGLAADLGIDD from the coding sequence ATGCAGATCAGGAAACGAATTCTCGATTTCGAGTACGAAGAAGTGCTGGATGCCAAGACCCGGGAGCTGATCCGGGTCGGCTGCGCGGTGGCGGTGGGGTGCCCCACCTGACTGAAGAAACACTTCGCGGCAGCGAAGGAAGCGGGGGCGTCAGCCGCCGAACTGAAGGAAGCGCTGGCCTACGGGGTGATCGCCCCCTCCGGCCGGGCCAAGAATTTCGTCCAGGGGCTGGCCGCCGACCTGGGCATCGACGACTGA
- a CDS encoding MATE family efflux transporter, producing the protein MAGRSLSERGARRRTKRVSIRRNVISLSLPVLLSSLFQRLVAIVDIFLVGGLGAAAIAATGLGQLLVLVTMTVFWGLATGTTVVVAHLWGSGRRREAKSAAFAACLVCVAMTMVASALGGLYGDRLAAFLGARHEVLTLAAGYIRLVFIYLAFTTGLNILSAIMHGIGNTRTPMRAIILVNILHVLIAWPLIYGAFGLPRLGVTGAAFAINASECIGFLYLLFRAIRLRYLRPGRPDPTLFRRIWRVGWPVALERVAQQSGQLFYAKLIIGYGTAAYAAHQIGVSIESLSFMPGAGMGIAAATLMGQALGARKIRRARISHREALRLAVIVMGTMAIVFLTCPALLIGLFTTDPAVIDKGIVFLRLVAFAQLPLAVSFVYAGSLRGTGDTFYVFLVTLAAMWGIRVCFSWLAADWLHLSLYAVWGVFVVDWYARALAFWGRYRQRDLHAAII; encoded by the coding sequence ATGGCAGGTAGAAGCTTGAGCGAACGGGGCGCCCGCCGCCGGACCAAGCGGGTCTCCATCCGCCGCAACGTCATCAGCCTCTCCCTGCCGGTGTTGCTCTCTTCGCTCTTCCAGCGGCTGGTCGCCATCGTCGACATCTTCCTGGTCGGCGGGCTGGGCGCGGCGGCCATCGCCGCCACCGGCCTGGGCCAGCTGCTGGTCCTGGTCACCATGACCGTCTTCTGGGGGCTGGCCACCGGCACGACCGTTGTAGTCGCCCACCTCTGGGGGAGCGGCCGTCGCCGGGAGGCGAAAAGCGCGGCATTCGCCGCCTGCCTGGTCTGCGTCGCCATGACCATGGTCGCCTCGGCCCTCGGCGGCCTCTACGGCGACCGGCTGGCAGCCTTTCTCGGTGCCCGCCACGAGGTGCTCACCCTGGCGGCGGGCTATATCCGGCTCGTTTTCATCTATCTGGCCTTTACCACCGGCCTCAACATCCTCTCGGCAATCATGCACGGCATCGGCAACACCCGGACGCCGATGCGGGCGATCATCCTGGTCAACATCCTCCATGTCCTGATCGCCTGGCCGCTGATCTACGGCGCGTTCGGCCTCCCCCGTCTCGGCGTCACCGGCGCCGCCTTCGCCATCAATGCCTCCGAATGCATCGGCTTTCTCTACCTGCTGTTCCGGGCGATCCGACTGCGTTACCTGCGCCCCGGGCGCCCCGACCCGACCCTCTTCCGGCGAATCTGGCGGGTCGGCTGGCCGGTGGCCCTGGAACGGGTCGCCCAGCAGAGCGGCCAGCTCTTCTACGCCAAGCTGATCATCGGCTACGGCACGGCGGCCTACGCCGCCCACCAGATCGGCGTCTCCATCGAGTCGCTCTCCTTCATGCCCGGTGCCGGGATGGGAATTGCCGCCGCCACCCTGATGGGACAGGCGCTCGGCGCCCGGAAGATCCGCCGGGCGCGGATCAGCCACCGCGAAGCCCTCCGGCTGGCGGTGATCGTCATGGGGACGATGGCGATCGTCTTCCTCACCTGCCCCGCCTTGCTGATCGGCCTCTTCACCACGGACCCGGCGGTGATCGACAAAGGGATCGTCTTCCTCCGGCTGGTCGCCTTCGCCCAGCTGCCGCTGGCCGTTTCCTTCGTCTACGCCGGCAGCCTGCGCGGGACCGGCGACACCTTTTACGTCTTCCTCGTCACCCTTGCCGCCATGTGGGGCATCCGGGTCTGCTTTTCCTGGCTCGCCGCCGACTGGCTCCACCTCTCCCTCTATGCCGTCTGGGGGGTATTCGTGGTCGACTGGTACGCCCGGGCGCTCGCTTTCTGGGGCCGCTACCGCCAGCGGGACCTGCACGCCGCCATCATCTGA
- a CDS encoding YdbL family protein, translating into MMRTMLKWVVTGLCSMLAACAIITVNVYFPEKAVKDAYKSLDEMLLKPGDEQSSSPTAKPPAEQPAEPGTSTPQSRLFDRLPSISFVSQAWAADNYADELAIELSSMPDVLRAYDEMRARLPQLDALRTSGVVGETNQGLVTVRDKGRSSAQTEALVKAENDNRKTVITGMARAIIKLNKQKESKAAINQVLGKAAATYADTRREEARPGWWVQLANGRWVQK; encoded by the coding sequence ATGATGCGAACAATGCTCAAGTGGGTCGTGACCGGGCTGTGCAGTATGCTGGCGGCGTGTGCCATTATCACCGTCAACGTTTATTTCCCAGAAAAGGCGGTCAAGGATGCCTACAAGTCCCTTGACGAAATGCTCCTCAAGCCGGGCGACGAGCAGAGCAGTTCGCCAACCGCCAAACCGCCGGCGGAACAGCCGGCCGAGCCGGGTACGAGTACGCCCCAGAGCCGGCTCTTCGACCGGCTCCCTTCGATCTCCTTTGTCTCCCAGGCCTGGGCGGCCGACAACTATGCCGACGAACTGGCCATCGAGCTGTCGAGCATGCCCGATGTACTGCGGGCCTATGACGAGATGCGGGCCCGCCTGCCGCAGCTCGATGCGCTGCGGACCAGCGGGGTGGTCGGCGAGACCAACCAGGGGCTGGTGACGGTCCGCGACAAGGGGCGCAGCTCCGCCCAGACCGAGGCGCTGGTCAAGGCGGAAAACGACAACCGCAAGACGGTGATCACCGGGATGGCCCGGGCGATCATCAAGCTCAACAAGCAGAAGGAGAGCAAGGCGGCGATCAACCAGGTGCTCGGCAAGGCGGCGGCGACCTACGCCGATACCCGGCGGGAAGAGGCGCGACCCGGCTGGTGGGTCCAGTTGGCCAACGGCCGGTGGGTCCAGAAATAG